A window of the Paenibacillus woosongensis genome harbors these coding sequences:
- the nusB gene encoding transcription antitermination factor NusB: MKRRLAREIAIQSLYQMEMNEVGAEEAVSMLIAEAAGENESMVELSDVDQTKAFVLELVSGTWERKAAIDEMLADYLKNWQVSRLSKVDRQVLRLAVYEMVFRDDVPGKVAVNEAIELAKHFGVEESGKFVNGVLGKMIHDLEKLKNQQ; this comes from the coding sequence ATGAAACGCAGACTAGCACGGGAAATTGCGATACAGAGCTTGTACCAAATGGAAATGAACGAGGTCGGAGCCGAGGAGGCCGTATCGATGCTCATAGCGGAAGCGGCCGGTGAGAACGAGAGTATGGTCGAATTGTCCGACGTTGATCAGACGAAGGCCTTCGTGCTGGAGCTCGTAAGTGGTACTTGGGAGCGCAAAGCGGCCATCGACGAGATGCTGGCCGACTATTTGAAGAACTGGCAGGTTAGCCGCTTGTCCAAGGTGGACAGGCAGGTATTGAGACTAGCAGTTTATGAAATGGTATTCCGCGACGACGTACCGGGCAAAGTAGCCGTAAACGAAGCGATTGAGCTGGCCAAGCATTTTGGCGTGGAGGAGTCAGGAAAGTTCGTTAACGGTGTGCTCGGCAAAATGATTCATGATCTGGAGAAATTGAAAAATCAACAATAA
- the xseB gene encoding exodeoxyribonuclease VII small subunit yields MNELEDIVSQLEHGDVPLEKAIDLFQKGMQLSQLCGSKLSQVERKIEMIMEADGQIVKKPFDPLTEESGDSVG; encoded by the coding sequence ATGAACGAGCTGGAGGATATCGTGTCCCAGCTGGAGCATGGCGACGTGCCACTGGAGAAGGCGATCGATCTGTTTCAGAAAGGCATGCAATTATCGCAATTATGCGGCAGTAAATTATCGCAGGTTGAACGGAAAATTGAAATGATCATGGAAGCCGACGGACAAATCGTGAAGAAACCCTTCGATCCATTGACTGAGGAGAGCGGTGATTCGGTTGGATAA
- the accB gene encoding acetyl-CoA carboxylase biotin carboxyl carrier protein, whose translation MFKLNEIKELIELVDKTSVHELEIENEGTRLCIRKPGKSELVHVQPAVVPSLPQVAAATGQAISAAADNAQVPAAAQGAESAAADANLHKIVSPMVGTFYRASSPDANPYVNVGDKVGVKTTVCIIEAMKLMNELEAEVKGEIVDILVENGQLVEYGQPLFLVKPE comes from the coding sequence ATGTTCAAATTGAATGAAATCAAAGAGCTGATCGAGCTGGTGGATAAAACCTCGGTTCATGAGCTTGAAATCGAAAATGAAGGTACAAGGCTATGTATTCGCAAGCCAGGCAAAAGCGAGCTTGTGCATGTTCAACCGGCGGTAGTGCCTAGTCTGCCGCAAGTTGCTGCAGCAACTGGACAAGCAATCTCTGCCGCTGCGGATAACGCTCAGGTTCCGGCTGCAGCACAGGGCGCGGAAAGCGCAGCTGCCGATGCTAACCTACATAAGATTGTGTCCCCGATGGTTGGAACATTCTATAGAGCTTCTTCCCCGGATGCAAATCCTTATGTAAACGTAGGAGACAAGGTAGGCGTAAAGACGACCGTCTGTATTATTGAAGCGATGAAGCTGATGAACGAGCTGGAGGCGGAAGTGAAGGGCGAGATCGTCGATATTCTCGTAGAGAACGGGCAGCTCGTGGAATACGGACAGCCTCTCTTTTTGGTGAAGCCGGAATAA
- a CDS encoding SpoIIIAH-like family protein: MKSKRQTIWLVSMLSLMVILSAYYLFTEDTGMSKPKTTDGKQVTMMEQAADDEAIVEGSALSDDDIIVSEVTAGDEAAKEALDGKEEAAQDHEGTDASQSMEANNGEAADKAKTDQPKPADKDTASESAKDEDVLKKLESEGILSRDSLTAYQMDRAEQNMKKQEQLLQTMNDEKKSLDEATMAQQQLSALEEKEAKIMDIEERLQQQYANAVVAEDNDSYRVVVISEKLQVKDAVNIVDMVIKELGVSQDKVKVQYVSQ, encoded by the coding sequence ATGAAATCGAAAAGACAGACAATTTGGCTCGTCTCCATGCTCAGCTTGATGGTTATTCTCTCGGCTTATTATTTGTTTACTGAAGACACAGGCATGAGTAAGCCTAAAACTACGGATGGCAAACAGGTGACGATGATGGAGCAGGCGGCAGATGACGAAGCCATCGTCGAAGGCAGCGCATTGTCGGATGACGATATTATCGTCTCCGAGGTTACTGCCGGGGATGAGGCTGCGAAGGAAGCCCTTGACGGCAAGGAAGAGGCCGCTCAGGACCATGAGGGGACAGACGCTTCCCAGAGCATGGAGGCAAATAACGGCGAGGCGGCCGACAAGGCGAAGACCGACCAGCCGAAGCCGGCGGATAAGGACACTGCTTCCGAAAGCGCCAAAGATGAAGATGTACTCAAGAAGCTGGAGTCGGAAGGAATTTTATCGAGAGATTCATTGACTGCTTATCAGATGGACCGCGCCGAGCAGAACATGAAGAAGCAGGAGCAGCTCCTGCAAACGATGAATGACGAAAAGAAATCGCTGGATGAAGCGACGATGGCCCAGCAGCAGCTGAGTGCACTGGAAGAAAAGGAAGCTAAAATCATGGATATCGAGGAGCGTCTCCAGCAGCAGTATGCCAATGCGGTCGTGGCCGAAGATAATGACAGCTACCGGGTCGTCGTGATCAGCGAAAAGCTTCAGGTGAAAGATGCCGTAAACATCGTCGATATGGTGATCAAGGAGCTTGGCGTATCCCAGGATAAAGTCAAAGTACAGTACGTTTCACAATAG
- a CDS encoding DUF2273 domain-containing protein, with translation MNWKQIWVDYKGRLLGTAAAIFLIPIYLFFGFWNMLFCALLLYVGYTIGKYKDIDQGPLIPWKELLDWLNARWRPFK, from the coding sequence ATGAATTGGAAGCAAATATGGGTGGATTACAAGGGACGCCTGCTGGGAACGGCAGCTGCGATATTTCTAATTCCCATTTATCTGTTTTTCGGATTTTGGAACATGTTATTTTGTGCGCTTCTCCTGTATGTCGGTTATACGATCGGCAAATATAAGGATATCGACCAAGGTCCGCTCATTCCGTGGAAGGAGCTGCTGGACTGGTTGAACGCGCGCTGGCGCCCTTTTAAATGA
- a CDS encoding Asp23/Gls24 family envelope stress response protein: protein MSTLPTEFERTDIGEIQIAPEVIEVIAGLATVEVKGVAGMSGGFAGGIVELLGRKNLSKGVKVEVGQREAAVDVSVIVEYGNRLPEVATEIQRNVKRSIETMTGLTVVEVNVHIHDVIFKAAEKSEEAELSHRVK, encoded by the coding sequence ATGAGTACATTGCCTACGGAATTTGAACGCACAGATATCGGAGAAATTCAAATTGCACCCGAGGTTATCGAAGTGATCGCCGGGCTGGCTACGGTTGAAGTGAAAGGCGTTGCCGGCATGAGCGGCGGGTTCGCAGGCGGCATTGTCGAGCTGCTTGGCAGAAAGAATCTGTCCAAAGGCGTGAAGGTTGAAGTCGGCCAGCGCGAGGCGGCTGTTGATGTATCCGTTATCGTCGAATATGGCAATCGCTTGCCGGAGGTGGCTACGGAAATTCAACGCAACGTGAAGCGTTCGATCGAAACGATGACCGGACTGACTGTGGTTGAAGTTAACGTACATATTCACGACGTCATTTTTAAGGCGGCTGAGAAAAGTGAAGAGGCGGAACTGAGCCATAGGGTGAAATAA
- a CDS encoding polyprenyl synthetase family protein, with protein MRRAVIRLDKQAISPYIEEISALVNSHLQQAVPSEWSFPDNLKEAMSYSLMAGGKRLRPLLVIAAAEALHGSRDAALPVACAVEMVHTYSLIHDDLPAMDDDDFRRGKPTNHKVFGEAMAILAGDALLTHAFYSVVQVSKHHGVPAEAALAIVEDLARYAGPSGMVGGQAADMEGEQGLTDLDQLRYIHEHKTGDLIVFCLKAGGRIASASAEQLQALETFGRAIGLAFQIQDDILDLVGDESKLGKKTQSDLKQQKVTYPYFIGLEESRAEVDRLTKQAREAVSNGLIPSPERLLGIADYLMHRDR; from the coding sequence CTGAGGAGAGCGGTGATTCGGTTGGATAAGCAGGCGATTTCTCCTTATATCGAGGAAATTTCAGCGCTTGTGAACTCTCATTTGCAGCAGGCGGTTCCGTCTGAATGGAGTTTCCCGGACAATCTGAAGGAAGCGATGAGCTATTCCCTGATGGCCGGCGGCAAGCGTCTTCGCCCGCTGCTGGTCATCGCTGCGGCAGAGGCGCTTCACGGGAGCCGCGATGCGGCTCTGCCCGTCGCCTGCGCCGTTGAAATGGTGCATACGTACTCGCTGATCCATGATGATCTCCCGGCGATGGACGATGATGATTTTCGCCGCGGCAAGCCGACGAATCACAAGGTGTTTGGCGAAGCGATGGCGATTTTGGCGGGGGATGCCTTATTGACCCATGCCTTCTACAGCGTTGTTCAGGTGAGTAAACATCATGGCGTTCCCGCCGAGGCCGCGCTGGCCATCGTGGAGGATTTGGCCCGTTATGCGGGGCCTTCCGGCATGGTCGGGGGGCAGGCTGCTGATATGGAAGGGGAGCAGGGGCTGACCGATCTCGACCAGCTTCGCTACATACATGAGCATAAGACCGGTGATTTGATCGTCTTCTGTTTGAAGGCCGGAGGACGCATCGCATCCGCTTCGGCCGAGCAGCTGCAAGCTCTAGAGACTTTTGGCCGGGCGATCGGGCTCGCATTTCAAATTCAGGACGATATTCTTGATCTAGTCGGGGACGAGAGCAAGCTCGGCAAGAAAACGCAGAGCGATCTCAAACAGCAGAAGGTAACCTATCCTTATTTTATCGGTCTTGAAGAGTCGCGGGCTGAAGTGGATCGTCTGACCAAGCAAGCGAGGGAAGCGGTTTCAAATGGACTCATTCCTAGCCCTGAGCGTCTGTTGGGGATCGCCGATTATTTGATGCACCGGGATCGTTAA
- the amaP gene encoding alkaline shock response membrane anchor protein AmaP, with protein sequence MPKILDRLLLFIYSLSIGIISVIAILLVTNAVPVELKQYDNRSWIIAAIIVAALLFLLSIRFFYISIKRDRGSLPSIDQRTEYGDIQISVETIENLSYKAASRVRGIRDVKTRIRITDSGLEIIVRALVDGETSIPELTGEVQKQVHDHVEEITGIPVSYVSVYIANLVQSPAIKSRVE encoded by the coding sequence GTGCCCAAAATTTTGGACAGACTGCTGCTGTTTATTTACAGCTTAAGCATCGGAATAATTTCTGTCATCGCCATCCTCCTGGTGACAAACGCTGTGCCCGTCGAGCTGAAGCAATATGACAACAGGTCATGGATTATCGCTGCGATCATCGTGGCCGCTCTTCTGTTTCTGCTCAGCATTCGCTTTTTCTATATTTCGATCAAGCGCGACCGCGGTTCGCTTCCTTCCATCGACCAGAGGACAGAGTATGGGGATATTCAAATCTCGGTCGAGACCATCGAGAATTTATCCTACAAAGCGGCGTCCCGGGTACGCGGCATTCGCGACGTGAAGACGCGTATTCGCATCACGGACTCGGGTCTGGAAATTATCGTCCGCGCATTGGTGGACGGCGAGACTTCCATTCCGGAGCTCACGGGGGAAGTGCAGAAGCAGGTGCATGATCATGTAGAGGAAATTACGGGTATTCCCGTTTCATACGTGTCAGTGTATATTGCTAACCTTGTACAATCTCCTGCGATCAAAAGCCGGGTCGAATAG
- the spoIIIAG gene encoding stage III sporulation protein AG yields the protein MLNWWKKLESLIGRGLEGKKKVNAYRLLIILGLIGVAIMLFNSFVNVKQIDTGGAGREPPAGQEMLTSALPDQGGGEGSFDAIELSLENKTKEILEKIVGVGAVDVLVTIDSTEELIIGRNTKDTQQLTEENDKDGGKRHITQYTRDGQIVTNEEGGSEKPIITKKIKPKVRGVLIVARGAENKTVKNLIVDAVEKGLNVPAYRISVVPRKQSQ from the coding sequence ATGCTGAATTGGTGGAAGAAGCTGGAGTCGCTGATCGGGCGCGGCTTGGAAGGGAAAAAGAAGGTAAACGCATATCGGCTGCTTATTATACTTGGGTTAATCGGCGTAGCGATCATGCTGTTTAATTCTTTCGTCAATGTGAAGCAGATTGATACAGGCGGTGCAGGGAGAGAACCTCCCGCAGGGCAGGAGATGCTGACGTCCGCGCTGCCCGACCAAGGCGGGGGCGAAGGCAGCTTCGATGCTATCGAGCTGTCGCTGGAGAATAAAACGAAAGAGATTCTGGAGAAGATCGTTGGCGTCGGCGCTGTTGACGTTCTCGTTACGATCGATTCCACGGAGGAACTGATCATTGGCCGCAATACAAAAGACACGCAGCAGCTGACCGAGGAGAATGACAAGGATGGGGGGAAACGCCATATTACGCAGTACACCCGCGATGGACAGATCGTCACGAATGAAGAAGGCGGCAGCGAGAAGCCGATTATCACCAAAAAGATTAAGCCGAAAGTTCGCGGTGTGCTCATTGTGGCCAGGGGTGCTGAAAACAAGACCGTCAAAAATCTGATCGTTGACGCGGTCGAGAAGGGTCTGAATGTGCCAGCGTACCGGATTTCCGTCGTCCCCAGAAAACAATCGCAGTAA
- the accC gene encoding acetyl-CoA carboxylase biotin carboxylase subunit produces MKFQKVLIANRGEIAVRIIRACRELGISTVAVYSEADKDSLHVRLADEAYCIGPTLSKDSYLNFTNLMSIATLTECDAIHPGYGFLAENADFAEICDSCNITFIGPSPEAITKMGDKSVAKQTMKSANVPVIPGSDGLVEDLDEAVMVARDIGYPVIIKATAGGGGKGIRLAEDEASLIQQITMAQQEAQKAFGNAGVYLEKYLTGMKHVEIQIIADKHGNAVHLGERDCSVQRRRQKLVEEAPCPVLTPEKRQEMGEAAVRAALAVNYSGAGTLEFLLGPDGQFYFMEMNTRIQVEHPVTEMITGIDLIQEMISVAEGNPLSFKQEDVVINGWSIECRINAEDPTRNFMPSPGKIGFYLAPGGPGVRVDSGAYPGYTISPHYDSMIAKLIVWAPTREEAIAKMKRALAEFAIEGIHTTIPFHQKLLDHPVFIRGDFDIKFLEENEI; encoded by the coding sequence GTGAAATTTCAAAAAGTATTGATTGCAAACCGCGGTGAAATCGCCGTGCGGATTATCCGCGCTTGCCGGGAACTCGGCATTTCTACTGTAGCCGTGTATTCCGAAGCGGATAAGGATTCGCTCCATGTCCGGCTTGCAGATGAAGCTTATTGCATTGGACCGACCTTGTCCAAAGACAGCTACTTGAATTTTACAAACTTGATGAGCATAGCAACGCTGACAGAATGCGACGCGATTCATCCGGGCTACGGCTTCCTGGCCGAGAATGCGGATTTCGCGGAGATATGCGATTCCTGCAATATTACCTTTATCGGCCCTTCTCCGGAAGCCATTACAAAAATGGGCGACAAGTCTGTGGCGAAGCAAACAATGAAAAGCGCAAACGTCCCGGTTATCCCTGGCTCCGACGGTTTGGTCGAAGACCTCGATGAAGCGGTTATGGTCGCGCGTGATATCGGTTATCCGGTGATCATTAAGGCGACAGCCGGAGGCGGCGGCAAAGGCATTCGCCTCGCTGAGGACGAAGCGTCGCTGATTCAGCAAATCACGATGGCGCAGCAGGAAGCGCAAAAGGCATTCGGCAACGCCGGCGTATACTTGGAGAAATATTTAACAGGCATGAAGCATGTTGAAATCCAGATTATTGCGGACAAGCATGGCAATGCCGTCCATTTGGGAGAACGTGATTGCTCCGTGCAGCGCAGACGCCAGAAGCTGGTGGAAGAGGCCCCGTGCCCAGTGCTGACGCCCGAGAAGCGTCAGGAAATGGGAGAGGCCGCTGTGCGCGCAGCACTTGCTGTGAACTATTCCGGGGCAGGGACGCTGGAATTTCTGTTAGGCCCCGACGGCCAGTTCTATTTCATGGAGATGAACACGCGTATCCAGGTAGAGCATCCGGTCACCGAAATGATTACCGGCATCGACTTGATCCAGGAAATGATCTCCGTGGCCGAAGGCAATCCGTTATCCTTCAAACAGGAGGATGTCGTCATTAACGGCTGGTCGATCGAATGCCGGATCAATGCGGAGGACCCTACCCGTAATTTCATGCCGTCTCCGGGCAAGATCGGGTTTTATCTGGCGCCGGGCGGACCTGGAGTTCGCGTGGACAGCGGCGCATATCCGGGATATACCATTTCCCCGCACTACGATTCCATGATCGCCAAGCTGATCGTCTGGGCTCCGACCCGCGAGGAGGCCATTGCCAAAATGAAGCGTGCCCTGGCTGAATTCGCGATCGAAGGTATTCATACGACCATCCCGTTCCATCAAAAACTGCTGGATCATCCGGTGTTTATCCGAGGCGATTTTGATATTAAGTTTTTGGAAGAAAATGAGATTTAG
- the spoIIIAE gene encoding stage III sporulation protein AE has protein sequence MLMLVLSLFLLWPLPLVAAEPGDGWVKKQAEELPTDQVETYWQQLMKEYGGFFPDQKMPSFMDVLLQDPNGDSFSVKAGFTGLLKYMWHEVLYNGHILATIVLLSVFSSILETFQSAFERKQVSKVAYAICYMVILILAINSFYVAISYATEAIRGMIDFMMAMVPLLFTLLASMGNVVTVSVTHPLVVFMVHTVGTVVHTIVFPLLFFSAVLHIVSSLSEKYKLTQLANLLRTISMTLLGVMLTVFLGVISVKGITGSVADGVTLRAAKYLTGNFVPVVGKVFADATDTVISASLLVKNSIGLVGVIILLFLCAFPAIKILTLALIYNLSAAVMQPLGETPIVSCLETIGKSMIYVFAALAAVGLMFFLAITITLTAGNVTVMMR, from the coding sequence ATGCTTATGCTCGTCCTCAGTCTCTTCCTGTTATGGCCCCTGCCGCTTGTTGCGGCGGAACCTGGTGACGGATGGGTAAAGAAGCAGGCGGAGGAGCTGCCTACGGATCAGGTGGAAACCTATTGGCAGCAGTTGATGAAGGAATATGGCGGTTTTTTTCCAGACCAGAAAATGCCCTCTTTCATGGATGTGCTGCTCCAGGATCCGAATGGAGATTCATTTAGCGTCAAGGCGGGCTTCACTGGACTGTTGAAATATATGTGGCATGAGGTGCTGTACAACGGCCATATCCTGGCGACGATCGTACTGCTGTCGGTATTCAGCTCGATTCTGGAAACCTTTCAATCTGCCTTTGAACGCAAGCAAGTCAGTAAAGTCGCCTATGCGATTTGTTATATGGTCATTCTTATTTTGGCGATCAACAGCTTTTATGTTGCGATCTCATATGCTACGGAGGCCATCCGCGGCATGATTGATTTCATGATGGCAATGGTGCCGCTGCTGTTTACGCTGCTCGCTTCGATGGGCAATGTGGTCACCGTCTCTGTCACGCATCCTCTCGTCGTATTTATGGTGCATACCGTGGGTACGGTCGTACATACGATCGTATTTCCGCTGCTGTTCTTCTCCGCTGTCCTTCATATTGTCAGCTCCTTGTCAGAGAAGTACAAGCTGACCCAGCTCGCCAATCTGCTGCGTACGATCAGTATGACTCTGCTCGGCGTTATGTTGACCGTCTTTCTCGGCGTCATTTCAGTGAAAGGCATTACCGGCTCGGTAGCGGACGGTGTGACGCTGCGGGCAGCCAAGTATTTGACCGGGAACTTCGTTCCGGTCGTCGGCAAGGTTTTTGCCGATGCTACAGATACCGTGATTTCAGCCTCGCTGCTCGTCAAAAACTCGATCGGCCTCGTTGGCGTGATCATTCTGCTGTTTTTGTGCGCTTTTCCCGCCATAAAAATATTGACGCTGGCGCTGATATACAATTTGTCGGCAGCGGTAATGCAGCCGCTTGGCGAGACGCCGATCGTGTCCTGCCTGGAGACGATTGGCAAAAGCATGATCTACGTATTTGCTGCCCTTGCCGCAGTAGGATTGATGTTCTTCCTCGCCATCACGATTACGTTAACCGCAGGCAATGTGACGGTGATGATGAGATAG
- the xseA gene encoding exodeoxyribonuclease VII large subunit, giving the protein MEQKIYTIKELNRYIRMKMESDTLLSEVWIRGEISNFTHHSSGHMYFTLKDKDSRIKSIMFASHNQRLPFIPREGTRVIARGNVSVYERDGQYQFYATQMQPDGIGSLYLAFEQLKQKLEAEGLFAPQRKRPLPAFPRVIGVVTSPTGAAVRDILTTLERRFPQAKIVLHPVLVQGKGAAPSIVKAIRTMNALGEADVLIVGRGGGSLEELWAFNEEAVARSIYESAIPVISAVGHETDFTIADFVADLRAATPTAAAELAVPHAAELREQLRQRERVLQQGLQHQLRQAQERLRRLAASPALRQPRRSLLQHAERLDMLQARLVRRMRAQAELTGAAHARLHQRLLRYHPQDTLALTKRRHEEASRLLRSAMNGILKEKSQTLAYGIRQLDALSPLKVMARGYSLVYDEKGRRLVKSLKDVEPGDLVRVKLTDGELDCQVWGMRGEGDDLGD; this is encoded by the coding sequence ATGGAACAAAAAATTTATACGATCAAGGAATTGAATCGCTATATCCGCATGAAGATGGAATCGGACACGCTGCTGTCTGAGGTATGGATTCGCGGAGAAATATCGAACTTTACACATCATTCCAGCGGACATATGTATTTTACGCTGAAGGATAAGGACAGCCGGATCAAGAGCATTATGTTCGCCTCGCATAACCAGCGGCTGCCCTTTATCCCGCGGGAAGGTACCCGGGTCATAGCCCGGGGAAATGTGTCGGTATATGAGCGGGACGGGCAGTACCAGTTCTACGCGACGCAAATGCAGCCCGACGGCATCGGCAGTCTGTACCTCGCCTTCGAACAGCTGAAGCAGAAGCTGGAGGCCGAAGGGCTGTTCGCGCCGCAGCGGAAGCGACCGCTGCCTGCGTTTCCGCGCGTCATCGGCGTCGTCACATCCCCGACCGGAGCAGCGGTCCGGGACATTCTGACGACACTGGAGCGGCGCTTTCCGCAGGCCAAGATCGTCCTGCACCCTGTGCTTGTGCAAGGCAAGGGCGCGGCGCCGTCCATCGTCAAGGCGATCCGGACGATGAATGCGCTTGGCGAGGCCGACGTGCTGATCGTTGGCCGGGGCGGCGGCTCGCTGGAGGAGCTGTGGGCGTTCAACGAAGAGGCGGTCGCGCGCAGCATTTACGAATCGGCGATTCCCGTCATCTCGGCCGTAGGCCATGAGACGGATTTTACGATCGCCGATTTCGTGGCCGACCTGCGCGCCGCCACGCCCACCGCCGCCGCCGAGCTCGCCGTGCCGCACGCCGCCGAGCTGCGCGAGCAGCTGCGCCAGCGTGAGAGGGTGCTGCAGCAGGGCTTGCAGCACCAGCTCCGCCAGGCGCAGGAGCGCTTGCGTCGGCTGGCGGCATCGCCGGCGCTGCGGCAGCCGCGGCGCAGCCTGCTCCAGCACGCGGAGCGGCTGGACATGCTGCAGGCGCGGCTCGTGCGGCGCATGCGGGCGCAGGCGGAGCTGACGGGCGCGGCGCATGCCCGGCTGCATCAGCGGCTGCTGCGCTACCATCCGCAGGATACGCTGGCGCTGACGAAGCGGCGCCATGAGGAAGCTAGCCGGCTGCTGCGCTCGGCGATGAACGGGATTTTGAAGGAGAAAAGCCAGACGCTCGCCTACGGGATTAGGCAGCTCGACGCTCTAAGCCCGCTGAAGGTCATGGCTCGAGGATATAGTCTTGTATACGACGAGAAAGGGCGGCGTTTAGTCAAGTCGCTGAAAGATGTAGAGCCTGGAGATCTGGTCAGGGTCAAGCTTACTGATGGCGAGCTCGACTGCCAGGTTTGGGGCATGAGGGGAGAAGGTGACGATCTTGGAGACTGA
- the spoIIIAF gene encoding stage III sporulation protein AF translates to MTWLAEWLKEIIFVVLLATFIDLLLPNRSMERYVKLVVSLLILLTLISPVMRLFAPDAERRLEMAFMDDSGNEELPTAGTEEILRQGEQMRMQRQQEAMQWASEEAAARMKEQIERETGQPVQRVAVRLESDKNDAEPSISAIEVYIAEVEQEQEASRIEDQASSSRNDSAQIVIAPVEPVRIEVKPQKKEPGDEDGIPVIADSSVSNVASNTGTQNNEKDTLMSGSTGEGINTGNENRQEPDLYGESVSQDTGSSGLSRQIAGLLSRDWGIPKELVHVILPENAK, encoded by the coding sequence ATGACCTGGCTGGCGGAATGGCTGAAGGAGATTATTTTTGTCGTACTTCTGGCGACGTTCATCGATCTGCTGCTTCCTAATCGTTCAATGGAGAGATACGTGAAGCTTGTAGTTAGCCTGCTCATATTGCTGACGTTGATCTCCCCGGTAATGCGCCTGTTCGCCCCGGATGCCGAACGGAGACTGGAAATGGCCTTTATGGACGATAGCGGTAATGAGGAGCTGCCAACGGCAGGCACCGAGGAAATATTGCGGCAGGGGGAGCAAATGAGAATGCAAAGGCAGCAGGAGGCGATGCAATGGGCTAGCGAGGAGGCGGCCGCCCGGATGAAGGAGCAAATCGAACGGGAAACCGGACAGCCTGTGCAGCGGGTAGCGGTCCGGCTGGAGTCGGACAAAAACGACGCGGAGCCCTCTATCTCAGCGATAGAAGTGTATATAGCGGAAGTGGAGCAGGAACAGGAGGCTTCCCGCATAGAGGATCAAGCCAGCAGCAGCCGGAATGACTCTGCACAGATTGTTATAGCGCCAGTGGAGCCTGTGCGTATTGAGGTGAAGCCCCAGAAGAAGGAGCCGGGGGACGAGGACGGCATCCCCGTCATAGCTGATAGCAGCGTTAGCAATGTAGCCAGCAATACCGGCACACAAAATAACGAGAAGGATACTCTAATGAGCGGTTCAACCGGAGAAGGGATCAATACTGGGAATGAGAATCGCCAGGAGCCTGACCTGTATGGAGAAAGCGTTTCTCAGGATACGGGTTCAAGCGGACTCAGCCGGCAAATTGCCGGATTGCTGTCGCGTGACTGGGGAATCCCGAAAGAGCTCGTACATGTCATACTACCGGAAAATGCGAAGTAG
- the folD gene encoding bifunctional methylenetetrahydrofolate dehydrogenase/methenyltetrahydrofolate cyclohydrolase FolD — MTAPIINGKQVSEEIRGNIRKEVESLASQGFKPGLAVVLVGEDPASQVYVRNKEKACHDLGFYSEVHRLSASTTQEELLALVDKLNRQSDIHGILVQLPLPGHIEEKAVIDAIAVEKDVDGFHPVNVGNLVIGDDSLLPCTPAGVIELIKRTGIEMSGKHAVVIGRSNIVGKPVSLLLQRENATVTMCHSRTANMKELTKQADILVVAIGRANFVDASYVKPGAVVIDVGMNRLDNGKLAGDVDFESVKEVSGPITPVPGGVGPMTITMLMQNTLIAAKRLQGLA, encoded by the coding sequence ATGACAGCACCAATCATTAATGGAAAACAGGTATCTGAGGAAATTAGAGGAAATATCCGTAAAGAAGTTGAAAGCTTGGCAAGCCAAGGGTTCAAGCCTGGTCTGGCCGTCGTTCTTGTAGGCGAGGACCCGGCTTCGCAAGTATATGTGCGCAATAAGGAGAAAGCATGTCATGACCTCGGATTCTACTCTGAGGTTCATCGCCTGTCTGCTTCCACAACCCAAGAGGAGCTGCTCGCACTTGTAGACAAGCTGAACAGACAAAGCGATATCCACGGTATTCTGGTGCAGCTTCCGCTACCGGGGCATATCGAGGAGAAGGCAGTGATCGACGCGATTGCGGTAGAGAAGGACGTAGACGGCTTCCATCCGGTCAACGTCGGCAATCTGGTCATCGGCGACGATAGCCTGCTGCCTTGCACCCCTGCCGGTGTGATCGAACTGATCAAGCGCACCGGCATTGAGATGTCCGGGAAGCATGCCGTCGTGATCGGCCGCAGCAACATCGTCGGCAAGCCGGTATCCCTGCTGCTGCAGCGGGAGAACGCCACGGTGACGATGTGCCACTCGCGCACGGCGAACATGAAGGAGCTGACGAAGCAGGCTGATATCCTCGTTGTGGCGATCGGCCGGGCCAACTTTGTGGATGCTTCGTACGTGAAGCCTGGCGCAGTTGTGATTGACGTGGGAATGAACCGTCTCGACAACGGCAAATTGGCCGGAGACGTGGACTTCGAAAGCGTGAAGGAAGTATCCGGACCGATTACGCCTGTCCCAGGCGGCGTGGGCCCGATGACAATTACGATGCTGATGCAAAATACGCTGATTGCAGCCAAGCGGCTTCAAGGCCTTGCTTAA